The region ATTCAGCTTCTTCAACTATAGCAGCATCATCTGCTTTTAGTTTAACTGGAGATAAAACATTTGCTGCAGCAATAGCTCCCGCTGAATAAACTGCAGTTTTTCTAAAAAAGTCTCTTCTACTTAGTTTTTTTTCATCAACAGTAGAAAGTTCTTTTTCAGAATTTTTGATAACTTCCGTCATTATTCCTCCTTAAAAAATCAGTTACTAACGCAAAACCAAAAATAAATTTACTTTACTTATAATAGTTATAAGTACCCCTAATATTGGGTTCCATAAAAGTAAATTTACTTAAACTTATACGTATCATAACACCCAATTATATAAGTTTTTGTTATATAATGATGTATCTATTATTACGATATTTTTTCCTTAAGTCAATTATTTTTTAACTTATATTTTAAAAAATTTCTTTTCGTAACATAATTAATACATCTTGCTATTTAGATGCTATTTTAAACATAAAAATAGCTTAATTTAGACCTCTAAAGTGAACTTTTTTTTAGTATATGTTAATATTCCGTCAATAATATATGGAGCAAAATATGAAAAAATATATCAATTATGAAGAGTCTTTAACAATACTAAGTAATATAGAATTTAAAGGAAAAAATAAGGAAAAACTTTTTTTAACGAATGCACTCGGTAAAACCATAGCTGAGGATATTATAGCGAATGGTAATTCACCAGAACACCCTACTTCTGGTATGGATGGGTATGCAATTAAATTTGAAGACCAAAAAAATGAATTTATAGAAATAATAGATAAAAATCCTGCAGGTTCTGTTACAAGTTCTGAAGTAATAACAGGTACAACTATTAAAACATTTACTGGTTCACTTATGCCAAAAGGAGCTGATACTTTAATACCAGTTGAAAATGTTGAAGTAAAAGATAATAAAATTTACATAACAAATAGTGTACCTAAAGGTTTTGCCGTAAGAGATATTGGAGAGAACTATAAAAAAGATGAAATACTTATAAAAGCAGGTTCAACTATAGGCTTTGCAGAAATAGGTGTTTTAGCATCATTAAATATAGCACAGGTTTATGTATCAAAATCTCCAATTGTAAGTATTGCAAGTACAGGAAGTGAAATATTAGATATAGGAGAAGAACAAACAAATAATTCTCAAATAAGAAGTTCAAATCATCTTACTGTTGAAGCAATTGCTAAAAAAGCTGGGGCTAATACAATACAAATGGGGATAGTAAAAGATGATATAGATACTATAACTGAAATGATGACAAATGCTTTAGAGACTTCAGATATATTAGTAACCACTGGTGGAGTTTCAAAAGGTGATTATGATTTTGTACAAGATGTAGTTAAAGAGAGATTAGGTGCAGAAGTTTTATTTCATGGAGTAAAAGTTAAACCTGGTGGTCCCCTATTAATTGCAAAAAAAGATAATAAACTTATAATCTCTTTACCGGGATTTGCATACTCTTCAACTGTTTGTGCTATTTTATATCTTATACCTATGATATATAAATTTATGGATACTAAAAAAGAGCATAAAATTGTTAAAGCAAGAATAGATAGAGATTTTCCAAGAAAAATGCCAAAAACAGTATTTACAGCTTGTAATATTAAATATGAAGATGGTGAATATAAAATTGATTTTGATGGTAAAAAACAAGGAACAAGTGCAATTTTAACTAATATGCTAGGAGCATCTGCTTTATTAATTCAAAAAGAAGATAGTGAAGATATTAAAGCTAATGATTTAGTTGATGTATTATTGCTAGATGAATTGAAATAATAATGAAAGAGGGACAAGTATATTTATTATTAGCTATATGTGTTTTAATCTGGTCTGGTAATTTTGTATTAGGAAGATTTGTAAGCTCTGAAATGCAAGCAGTTGAACTTGCATTTTTCAGATGGTTATTTGTAGTTATATTAACAATACCCTTATTGTTTAAAATAGATATTAAAAAAGTTATTAGAGTTTATAAAGAAAATTTTCTATTTCTTACTTTTTTAGGTTTTATTGGTATTACACTATTTAATACTTTAGTTTATATTGCTTTACACACCACAACAGCCACAAATGCTTTATTGATTAATTCAATTATTCCTATACTAATATTAGTTTTTTCTTTTATTATTTTAAAAACAAAAATTTCTAAACTTCAAACAGTAGGAATATTATTATCTACTTTTGGAGTTGTATTTTTAGTTTTAAAAGGTGATTTGTCAAATATACTGCATTTGGAATTTACTAAAGGTGATTTATGGATTATTGCTAGTTCTATTACTTGGGCTACATATTCAACACTTATAAAATTAAAGCCAAAAACCTTATCTCACTTAGAGTTATTTATACTTTTAGTTTATATAGGATTTATTTTATTATTGCCTTGGTATCTAATTCAAGGTTATAGTTTAGATAGGGAGATAACTATATTAAAAAACAATTGGTATTTTTTTATATATGTTTCATTATTTGCATCTTTAACTTCATTTTATCTATGGCACTTAGGTATAGAAGAGATAGGAGCAGAGAAGACTGGTCAATTTACTCACTTAATGCCTCTTTTTGGAGCTACACTAGCTTTTATATTTTTAGATGAGTTACCACACCTTTACCATCTAATTGGTGCTTTATTTATTGCTTTGGGGATTTATATATCTTTGTTTATAAAAAAGGTAAAAAAGTAGTCTTAAATTAAGACTACTAATCCTCTAGTAGTTTTTGAGAATCAATTCTTTTTTTAGTTTTAACACCAAGTTCAATAAACTCTTCACTTCTTCTAATAAGATTTCCTTTACCTGTTGAAAGTTTATTCATAGCATCATCATAAGCTTTACTTGTTCTATTAATATTAACTCCAATAGCTTCCATATCATTTACAAAACTAGCAAATTTATCATATAAATCAGCTGCCTTTTTAGATATTAATAAAGCATTTTCATTTTGATGTTCATATCGCCAAATATTTTCTATAGTTCTTAAGGTAGCAAATAAAGTTGAAGGAGAAACAAGCATAATATTGTTTTCAAATGCTGTTTTAAAAAGATTGTTATCCATTGAAGCAGCTAACATAAAAGCACCTTCAATAGGAATAAACATCAAAACAAAATCTAATGTTTTAACTGCTTCTATATTTTCATAACTTTTAATACTAAGACCCTTAATATGTGCATAAATTGATTTAATTAGCTCTTTTGATGCTATTTCTTTTTCAACATCATTTTGTGCTTCATTATACTTTACATAAGCATTTAAAGAAACCTTTGAATCAATAACTATATCTTTTTCTTGAGGAAGGTGAACTATAACATCTGGTCTTAGTCTTTTTCCATTTTCATCTGTAAATGAGCCTTGTGTACTGTATTCTATACCTTCTCTTAATCCTGTTTGCTCTAAGATTTTAGAAAGTATTAATTCTCCCCAATCACCTTGAGTTCTATTTTCACCCTTTAAAGCTTTCGTTAAATTTATTGCATCTTGAGAGATTTGATTGTTTAAATCTTTTAGATTTTTTATTTCTGTAAGTAAAGAAACCCTTTGTTTTGTTTCTTCATTATAAATATCATTTACCCTCTTTCCAAAAGATGACAATTGTTCTTTAAAAGGATTTAACATCTGATTTAAATTGTTTGATGATTTTTTATTATTTTCTTCAAAAAGTTTATTTGCAAGATTTTCAAACTCTTCTTTTAATCTTACTTTTGAATTTTCTAAAAACTCAATTTTCTCTTTTAAATTTTCTTCTTGTATTTTTGCTCTACTTCTTTCATGTTCTAAAGTTTCTGCAAAATTTGTTTCTATAAGCTCTATTTTTTCTTCATATGATTTATCTTTTAAAGATAAAGACTCTTCAAATTTTGAAATTGTAGTTTTAAGATTAGATACTAAAGATTCGTAAGAGTTTTTTGTTAGTTCAAGTTTGTCTTCTAACATATTTACTTTTTGTCGCAGAATCAGCCAAACTACTAATCCTGCAACAAGTAAACCTGCTAAAAATGATATAACTGTTAATAAATTATTATCAATTTCCATCAGCGTAAATACTGTCCTTTAGTGCTTCTTCACTATTTTCATGAACATTGTAACCTAACTCTTTAAATCTCTCAACTAACGGAGGATGAGAGTAGTAAAAGAATATATATAAAGGATGAGATAGTGGAAATGATTTATTTTCATTTGCAAGTTTTAATAAAGCACTTATCAAATCCTCTTTACTTTGCATATTTGATCCAAACTCATCAGCTGCATATTCATTATGTCTTGAAATCAGTGAGATTAAAGGCATAAGGAAAAATGAAAGGATAGGAGAAAAAAGTAAAAATACAGCAATAATTGCATAAGGCTCATTATTTAAACCTAATCCTAAAAATATCTCATCGCTTAGATTTCCAAATATAGCAAAGAAAACAAACATAACTACACCCATAATACCAATATTTTTTAAGATATCACCATTTTTAAAGTGCCCTAGCTCATGACCTAAAACTGCTAAAAGTTCATTGTGTGATAATTTTTCTATTAAAGTATCAAATAGAACTACCCTTTTAGTACTTCCTAAACCACCAAAATATGCATTTAATCTATTGTCTCTTTTACTTGCATCAACAGAAAAAACACCTGAACTTTTAAAACCTACTTGATTTAACAAGTTTATAATTTTTTCTTCTAACTCTTTATCTTTTAAAGCTTCAAACTTATCAAACATTTTGTCTCTGATAACTGGATACAACATATTTATTAAAATAATAACTGCAAAAATAAAAACAAACCCCCAAATCCACCAAGTAGAAAAATTACCCATAATCCAAGAGATTGCCGCTATTACAATAGAACCAAACAATAAAAATAAAATACCAGTTTTAATTGTATCTTTTATAAATAATGCTGGAGTCATATTAGAAAAACCATATTTTTTATCTAATTTAAAAGTTGAATATAGATCAAATGGAAGACCTAACAACCAATTTATAATAATAAATAAATCAATAAAAACTACTGCTTTTAAAATACTTGATTCAATAAGAATTACAGAGTCTAAAGTTTTTAAACCAAAACCAATCCAAATAATAAATAAAATAAAGCTATAAAACGATGAAAGAATTGTAACTTTTTCTTTCTCAATTGTATAATTTGCTGCTTCAGAATATTTATTGTTATCTAAAATAATAGGTTTCATATTTTTTGCATTTTTAACAAATCCAATTTGCATAAATGATGTGTATGTAGAAACTAAAAAATATAAACAATAAGAAATAACAAATACTTCTAACACTAATTTGTCCTTTATATAGTAATTAAAAGTGTTATTGTAGCTTTTTAGAACTTGTTATTTATTGAAAACTTGTATCAGTTATCTTCGTTAAGGTCATCTTTAGAAAGACAAACTTTATTTCTTCCTTGACGTTTAGCATCATATAAAGCTAAGTCTGCTCTGTGAAGTACAATCTCAAGACTTGGATCATCATAATGAAGCATAGTTACACCTATACTTACAGTAAATCTTATGATTTCATCTTTTAGGGTTTCTATTTCTAAATTCTCTATTTCACTTCTTATGTTTTCTGCTGCTTTTAAAGCACCTCTTTCTGAAGTATTAGGTAATACAGCTGCAAACTCTTCCCCACCAAGTCTTCCAAAGATATCTGATTTTCTTAATGTTTCTCTTGCTTTTTGAGCCATTTGTCTTATTACTTCATCTCCTGCTGCATGACCAAATACGTCATTTATCATTTTAAATTTATCAATATCAATCATTAAAACAGCAAGTTTTTTATTCTCGCGTCTTGCATAATTAACCATAGGAGATGATGATTCATAAAAACTTCTTCTATTGTTTACACCTGTTAAAGCATCCGTTGTAGCTAAAAGTTCAAGTTTAACATTTATATCGTTTAACTCTCTAGTTCTTTTCTCTACTGCACTTTCAAGTACCCTTTGATAATCTCTTAATCTTCTATCTTGTGCATTTTGCTTAATAGCTTCTAATATTATTAATTCAAAATCTACTGTATCAAACTTTCTTGGAATAATTTGATAAACTGAAGCATTATTTATTATTTTAGATAATGAATCAATTGTAACAATATCATCAAAAAGTATATTTCTTGTATTGGGAGAATTTTTATATAATTCAATAATAAATTTGTCACAATTCATCTTAGAATTATCGTTTCCTAATATAGTAATAAGTATCTCATTTCCAGCTATAATATAATTGTAACAGCCTATTAAAGCCTGTTCTGTACTAATATAACTTTCTACAATATAATCAGAATCCACTATTCTAGATATTTTATTATATAAAGAGTCTAATACTTCAATATTATTATCAATACATGCAATTACATATTTAGCCATAAACGATTTATCCCAACATTATTTTAAATTATAATTAATAATTATTTATAAAGGCCCGTATTTTATCTAAAAAAAAATAAAAGAAAAGAATATAAAAATATTATTTCTAATTTTAAAAATTATTTATTAAAAATTAATAAATTTTACTTATTATATTAATGAAAAAATCAAGGTTTAAAGAAGTTTATATTTATTATATTTATTCAAAAATTTCTAAAATTTGTTTTGGGATTCTTGTAGGTTTTGAGTTTTTTAAGTAAACTAACTTAACTTTTGAAGAAAAAAGTAGTTCATTCTCCCTAAAAACTTCTTGTAATATTTCTACTGTTGCAGCAGTTTTTGACAGTACTTTTGTAGTAACATCTAAAAGGTCACCAAATTTTGCAGATTTTATATACTCAGCTTCAATACCTTTAACAACAAAAAATTCATTGTCTTGATGAGGAGATAAGCCTTTTTCAAAGAATATATTACTTCTAGCTCTTTCACAAAATTTTAAGTAGTTTGCAAAATAAACTATTCCACCACAATCTGTATCTTCATAAAAAACTCTTATTTTCATTTTCAAATCCTATTTAAAACACAGATTATAGCAAGTAGTGTATTTGAATTACTTCAAATACACATTAAGTTTTATGCTAATTTATTAAAATATTCATCATCTACAGGTTCAAGCCATTCATTACTTGTTTCTTCACCTGGAACTTCTACTGAGATATGACTAAACCAACTATCAGCTTTTGCTCCGTGCCAGTGTTTTGTATTTGCTGGGATAACAACTATACTACCCTCTTTTAAACTTACAGGTGCTTGTCCCTCTTGTTGATACCACCCCTCTCCTGCTGTACAAATTAGAATTTGTCCTCCACCACTTTTAGAATTGTGTTTATGCCAGTTATTTCTACATGCTGGCTCAAAAGTAACATTTGCTAGAAAAATTGGAGATTCTTTTGGATTTACTAAAAAGTTTAGAAAAGAATCCCCAATAAAATATTTTGCATAAGCATCATTTGCATCACCTTGACCAAACATATTTGCTTTGTCAAATTCTTCTTTATTCATATATTTCATGA is a window of Halarcobacter sp. DNA encoding:
- a CDS encoding molybdopterin molybdotransferase MoeA, yielding MKKYINYEESLTILSNIEFKGKNKEKLFLTNALGKTIAEDIIANGNSPEHPTSGMDGYAIKFEDQKNEFIEIIDKNPAGSVTSSEVITGTTIKTFTGSLMPKGADTLIPVENVEVKDNKIYITNSVPKGFAVRDIGENYKKDEILIKAGSTIGFAEIGVLASLNIAQVYVSKSPIVSIASTGSEILDIGEEQTNNSQIRSSNHLTVEAIAKKAGANTIQMGIVKDDIDTITEMMTNALETSDILVTTGGVSKGDYDFVQDVVKERLGAEVLFHGVKVKPGGPLLIAKKDNKLIISLPGFAYSSTVCAILYLIPMIYKFMDTKKEHKIVKARIDRDFPRKMPKTVFTACNIKYEDGEYKIDFDGKKQGTSAILTNMLGASALLIQKEDSEDIKANDLVDVLLLDELK
- a CDS encoding DMT family transporter — protein: MKEGQVYLLLAICVLIWSGNFVLGRFVSSEMQAVELAFFRWLFVVILTIPLLFKIDIKKVIRVYKENFLFLTFLGFIGITLFNTLVYIALHTTTATNALLINSIIPILILVFSFIILKTKISKLQTVGILLSTFGVVFLVLKGDLSNILHLEFTKGDLWIIASSITWATYSTLIKLKPKTLSHLELFILLVYIGFILLLPWYLIQGYSLDREITILKNNWYFFIYVSLFASLTSFYLWHLGIEEIGAEKTGQFTHLMPLFGATLAFIFLDELPHLYHLIGALFIALGIYISLFIKKVKK
- the rmuC gene encoding DNA recombination protein RmuC, yielding MEIDNNLLTVISFLAGLLVAGLVVWLILRQKVNMLEDKLELTKNSYESLVSNLKTTISKFEESLSLKDKSYEEKIELIETNFAETLEHERSRAKIQEENLKEKIEFLENSKVRLKEEFENLANKLFEENNKKSSNNLNQMLNPFKEQLSSFGKRVNDIYNEETKQRVSLLTEIKNLKDLNNQISQDAINLTKALKGENRTQGDWGELILSKILEQTGLREGIEYSTQGSFTDENGKRLRPDVIVHLPQEKDIVIDSKVSLNAYVKYNEAQNDVEKEIASKELIKSIYAHIKGLSIKSYENIEAVKTLDFVLMFIPIEGAFMLAASMDNNLFKTAFENNIMLVSPSTLFATLRTIENIWRYEHQNENALLISKKAADLYDKFASFVNDMEAIGVNINRTSKAYDDAMNKLSTGKGNLIRRSEEFIELGVKTKKRIDSQKLLED
- a CDS encoding M48 family metallopeptidase yields the protein MLEVFVISYCLYFLVSTYTSFMQIGFVKNAKNMKPIILDNNKYSEAANYTIEKEKVTILSSFYSFILFIIWIGFGLKTLDSVILIESSILKAVVFIDLFIIINWLLGLPFDLYSTFKLDKKYGFSNMTPALFIKDTIKTGILFLLFGSIVIAAISWIMGNFSTWWIWGFVFIFAVIILINMLYPVIRDKMFDKFEALKDKELEEKIINLLNQVGFKSSGVFSVDASKRDNRLNAYFGGLGSTKRVVLFDTLIEKLSHNELLAVLGHELGHFKNGDILKNIGIMGVVMFVFFAIFGNLSDEIFLGLGLNNEPYAIIAVFLLFSPILSFFLMPLISLISRHNEYAADEFGSNMQSKEDLISALLKLANENKSFPLSHPLYIFFYYSHPPLVERFKELGYNVHENSEEALKDSIYADGN
- a CDS encoding GGDEF domain-containing protein → MAKYVIACIDNNIEVLDSLYNKISRIVDSDYIVESYISTEQALIGCYNYIIAGNEILITILGNDNSKMNCDKFIIELYKNSPNTRNILFDDIVTIDSLSKIINNASVYQIIPRKFDTVDFELIILEAIKQNAQDRRLRDYQRVLESAVEKRTRELNDINVKLELLATTDALTGVNNRRSFYESSSPMVNYARRENKKLAVLMIDIDKFKMINDVFGHAAGDEVIRQMAQKARETLRKSDIFGRLGGEEFAAVLPNTSERGALKAAENIRSEIENLEIETLKDEIIRFTVSIGVTMLHYDDPSLEIVLHRADLALYDAKRQGRNKVCLSKDDLNEDN
- a CDS encoding YbgC/FadM family acyl-CoA thioesterase, which gives rise to MKIRVFYEDTDCGGIVYFANYLKFCERARSNIFFEKGLSPHQDNEFFVVKGIEAEYIKSAKFGDLLDVTTKVLSKTAATVEILQEVFRENELLFSSKVKLVYLKNSKPTRIPKQILEIFE
- a CDS encoding cupin domain-containing protein, which translates into the protein MKYMNKEEFDKANMFGQGDANDAYAKYFIGDSFLNFLVNPKESPIFLANVTFEPACRNNWHKHNSKSGGGQILICTAGEGWYQQEGQAPVSLKEGSIVVIPANTKHWHGAKADSWFSHISVEVPGEETSNEWLEPVDDEYFNKLA